The following coding sequences lie in one Myxococcales bacterium genomic window:
- a CDS encoding pilus assembly protein, translating into MSPRILSSGPGLHAIEARLRQRTVRRGRGAALVEAAVVIPVLVALLGVGMMLARAYSEKLEANQAIRASSLDYASHDCERTGLRGGANTTPGATRELAALPGRERPTPGAAGSIARELEKTTPALSGRAGHANARYADRVIDNPHPSQATGGFGWKLTLHGERAETLCNDAPREGSIAGLAEYVRDEVAK; encoded by the coding sequence ATGAGCCCACGAATCCTCTCTTCAGGCCCCGGACTTCATGCCATCGAGGCGCGCCTTCGACAGCGCACCGTGCGCCGCGGACGCGGGGCGGCGTTGGTCGAGGCGGCCGTGGTCATCCCTGTGCTCGTCGCGCTGCTCGGTGTGGGGATGATGCTCGCGCGGGCCTATTCGGAGAAGCTCGAGGCCAATCAGGCGATCCGCGCCTCCTCTCTCGACTACGCGAGCCATGACTGCGAGCGCACGGGGCTCCGCGGCGGCGCTAACACCACCCCAGGCGCCACGCGCGAGCTCGCCGCGCTTCCGGGACGTGAGCGCCCCACGCCCGGCGCCGCGGGCTCGATCGCACGAGAGCTCGAGAAGACCACCCCCGCGCTCTCGGGCCGCGCCGGCCACGCGAACGCGCGCTACGCCGATCGGGTGATCGACAACCCGCACCCCTCCCAGGCCACCGGGGGCTTCGGCTGGAAGCTCACGCTCCACGGCGAGCGCGCGGAGACCCTGTGCAACGACGCGCCACGAGAGGGCTCGATCGCGGGCCTCGCCGAGTACGTGCGCGACGAGGTCGCCAAGTAA
- a CDS encoding glutathionylspermidine synthase family protein translates to MDPVAGRVRPSARVRAAAVPRAAVRGGQRRPRQPADPARRAARSRHRGAERGPGLAGGRHLPRRGAHRGAPAVIARTTPVTPVTSVAPASAPPSLPERLLDGGLIGDPYFDGEPRFRDGTLVVDDRDYDAMCRAAEAVVRVHDEAVRLVADDESLLDTFFELTPCQKLLWHESAASWHGYARADIFDTPSGFVACELNSDTPTGHAETLALAAVAREEHAGELASGALHDPNAGLATATLDMLEAYVQRRLGADAERTAGIIYPTDLTEDLPLVRLLEGWLGARGYRVASGAPQNLTTAPDGRAALFGEPCSLLVRHYKTDWWGERFPVWMGDAPFDAPLPLAGPLEVLARAELGGHSVVVNPFGAVLTQNKRMLAFLWEHLDRLSEEGQATVRAHIPETLRLESVHPALLSVERESWVLKSDYGCEGDEVVAGWELSQADWDRALGLAQAGRWVVQRRFHPRSQPAPPRAPRAVGVAGEAVNYGVYVVAGAAAGLYARVHVGATDRAAQSVAVLVRRAP, encoded by the coding sequence ATGGACCCAGTCGCTGGGCGCGTTCGCCCAAGTGCTCGCGTACGCGCCGCTGCTGTACCTCGTGCGGCAGTTCGTGGTGGGCAGCGTCGTCCTCGGCAACCGGCCGACCCTGCGCGGCGGGCCGCTCGATCGCGGCATCGCGGCGCGGAGCGTGGGCCTGGCCTCGCTGGAGGCCGCCACCTACCTCGGCGCGGCGCTCATCGTGGTGCGCCTGCCGTGATCGCGCGAACCACCCCGGTCACCCCGGTCACCTCGGTCGCCCCGGCCAGCGCGCCGCCGTCGCTGCCCGAGCGGCTCCTCGACGGCGGCCTCATCGGCGACCCGTACTTCGACGGCGAGCCGCGCTTCCGCGACGGCACGCTGGTCGTCGACGATCGCGACTACGACGCCATGTGCCGAGCGGCCGAGGCGGTGGTGCGGGTGCACGACGAGGCGGTGAGGCTCGTCGCCGACGACGAGTCGCTGCTCGACACGTTCTTCGAGCTAACCCCTTGCCAGAAGCTGCTCTGGCACGAGAGCGCGGCCTCCTGGCACGGCTACGCGCGCGCCGACATCTTCGACACGCCGAGCGGCTTCGTCGCGTGCGAGCTCAACTCGGACACCCCCACCGGCCACGCGGAGACCCTCGCGCTCGCGGCCGTCGCCCGCGAAGAGCACGCGGGCGAGCTCGCAAGCGGCGCGCTCCACGATCCCAACGCGGGCCTCGCCACGGCCACGCTCGACATGCTCGAGGCCTACGTCCAGCGCCGCCTAGGCGCCGACGCAGAGCGCACCGCCGGAATCATCTACCCTACGGATCTTACAGAAGATTTGCCACTCGTCCGGCTCCTCGAGGGCTGGCTCGGGGCGCGCGGGTACCGGGTCGCGTCGGGCGCACCGCAGAACCTCACGACCGCGCCTGACGGCCGGGCCGCGCTCTTCGGCGAACCCTGCTCGCTCCTCGTGCGGCACTACAAGACCGACTGGTGGGGCGAGCGGTTCCCCGTGTGGATGGGCGACGCGCCGTTCGACGCGCCGCTCCCGCTCGCGGGCCCGCTCGAGGTGCTCGCGCGCGCGGAGCTCGGAGGTCACTCGGTGGTCGTGAACCCGTTCGGCGCGGTGCTCACCCAGAACAAGCGCATGCTCGCGTTCCTGTGGGAGCACCTCGATCGCCTCTCCGAGGAGGGGCAGGCGACCGTGCGCGCCCACATCCCCGAGACTCTCCGGCTCGAGTCGGTGCACCCCGCGCTGTTGTCCGTCGAGCGCGAGTCATGGGTGTTGAAGAGCGACTACGGCTGCGAAGGCGACGAGGTGGTCGCCGGGTGGGAGCTCTCTCAGGCAGACTGGGACCGCGCCCTCGGGCTCGCGCAGGCGGGGCGCTGGGTGGTGCAGCGCCGGTTCCATCCTCGATCGCAGCCGGCGCCACCGCGGGCGCCTCGCGCCGTGGGGGTCGCCGGCGAGGCGGTCAACTACGGCGTGTACGTGGTCGCCGGCGCCGCCGCGGGGCTCTACGCGCGCGTGCACGTCGGCGCGACCGACCGCGCCGCGCAGAGCGTGGCCGTGCTCGTTCGGAGGGCGCCATGA
- a CDS encoding 2-dehydropantoate 2-reductase — MSGPRFLVMGAGGLGGLVTAHLLETGQDVVCVTTNDAIASAVAASGFRVRGDDVERAVPGVIARSVPEGPFDFVILAVQPPQVEEAARQAMGALAPSGKMVCLQNGLCEPRVEAVLGEGGRDRVYGAVVAWGGAMPEPGVYDRTANGGFTIGRYDGRPLDADGRDLAQALEAIGPVEVTQNLRGKRFSKLAINCAISSIGTLAGERLGPLMQHRFIRRLALEIMTETVEVARREGVALEKVSGTIDLEWIALTPEEREAVGSSGLFAKHGLLLAVGFRYRRMRSSMLQAIERGRAPAVDFLNGEVVALGERHGVPTPVNRAVLDEVWRLARGESTAGLQLVRKVFDATGPHGA; from the coding sequence ATGAGCGGACCACGCTTCCTCGTGATGGGCGCCGGCGGCCTCGGAGGGCTCGTGACGGCCCACCTCCTCGAGACCGGGCAAGACGTCGTGTGCGTGACGACCAACGACGCGATCGCTTCGGCGGTGGCGGCCTCGGGCTTTCGCGTCCGCGGCGACGACGTCGAGCGCGCCGTGCCTGGCGTCATCGCGCGGAGCGTGCCGGAGGGCCCGTTCGACTTCGTCATCCTCGCGGTGCAGCCCCCGCAGGTCGAGGAGGCCGCGCGTCAGGCGATGGGCGCGCTCGCCCCCAGCGGCAAGATGGTGTGCCTGCAGAACGGCCTCTGCGAGCCGCGCGTCGAGGCCGTGCTCGGCGAGGGCGGCCGCGACCGCGTGTACGGCGCGGTCGTCGCGTGGGGTGGCGCGATGCCCGAGCCCGGCGTGTACGATCGCACCGCGAACGGGGGCTTCACGATCGGGCGCTACGACGGGCGCCCGCTCGACGCCGACGGGCGCGACCTCGCCCAGGCGCTCGAGGCCATCGGCCCGGTGGAGGTGACGCAGAACCTTCGGGGCAAGCGCTTCAGCAAGCTCGCCATCAACTGCGCCATCTCGTCGATCGGCACGCTCGCGGGCGAGCGCCTCGGCCCGCTCATGCAGCACCGCTTCATCCGCCGCCTCGCCCTCGAGATCATGACCGAGACCGTGGAGGTCGCGCGCCGTGAGGGCGTCGCGCTCGAGAAGGTGTCGGGCACGATCGACCTCGAGTGGATCGCGCTCACCCCCGAGGAGCGCGAGGCCGTCGGATCGAGCGGGCTCTTCGCGAAGCACGGGCTGCTGCTCGCTGTGGGGTTCCGCTACCGGCGAATGCGCAGCTCGATGCTCCAAGCGATCGAGCGAGGTCGCGCCCCCGCGGTCGACTTCCTGAACGGCGAGGTCGTCGCGCTCGGCGAGCGTCACGGGGTGCCCACCCCGGTGAACCGCGCGGTGCTCGACGAGGTCTGGCGGCTGGCGCGCGGCGAGTCGACCGCCGGCCTCCAGCTCGTGCGCAAGGTGTTCGACGCCACCGGCCCCCATGGTGCCTAA
- a CDS encoding Hsp20/alpha crystallin family protein, translating to MSLVRRDPFQELEEMSTRLNRFFGAPTQRPSDAKDAMTAFDWAPTVDVAESADEFHIKADLAGVPKENVKVSVHAGVLRIEGERRQEKEEKGKRWHRVERAYGSFLRTFTLPENVDDGRVSAEFKDGLLNVRIPKAEKAKPKAIDIKVG from the coding sequence ATGAGCCTCGTACGCCGTGATCCGTTTCAAGAGCTGGAAGAGATGAGCACCCGACTGAACCGCTTCTTCGGCGCGCCCACGCAGCGCCCGTCCGACGCCAAAGACGCCATGACGGCGTTCGACTGGGCGCCCACGGTCGACGTCGCCGAGAGCGCCGACGAGTTCCACATCAAGGCCGACCTCGCCGGCGTCCCGAAGGAGAACGTGAAGGTCTCGGTCCACGCTGGCGTCCTCCGCATCGAGGGCGAGCGCCGGCAGGAGAAGGAGGAGAAGGGCAAGCGCTGGCACCGCGTCGAGCGCGCCTACGGCAGCTTCCTCCGCACCTTCACGCTGCCCGAGAACGTCGACGACGGGCGCGTCTCGGCCGAGTTCAAAGACGGCCTCCTGAACGTGCGCATCCCGAAGGCCGAGAAGGCCAAGCCGAAGGCGATCGACATCAAGGTCGGCTGA
- a CDS encoding 1-acyl-sn-glycerol-3-phosphate acyltransferase codes for MTSEAPNRFPDAAPEPSRPAYRDLLSLGERTLTAVERAQIRFVRRTFERPWMSDLASAHQRILGASWVQLTTYNLTEVYGLDRFPRLTPSDSVILVSNHRSFFDMYVLSCMLIKRLHMKKRLVFPVRSKFFYDSPAGLLVNGVMSAFAMYPPIFRERSRAALNIASLDETIRLLRRGGVFLGMHPEGKRNQGDPYEFLPAQRGVGRILHECPNAKVVPVFINGLGNGFFQQIRDNFNGHGERVIAVFGEPIDFGAALKRPGSPKLHKELSDISMEHVRRLSVEERTYRSMPHRDSRG; via the coding sequence GTGACCTCTGAAGCGCCGAACCGATTCCCCGACGCCGCCCCGGAGCCCAGCAGGCCTGCCTACCGCGATCTGCTCTCGCTCGGCGAGCGCACCCTCACAGCCGTCGAGCGCGCCCAAATCCGCTTCGTCCGGCGCACATTCGAGCGCCCGTGGATGAGCGACCTCGCCTCTGCGCACCAGCGCATCCTGGGCGCGAGCTGGGTGCAGCTTACAACCTACAACCTCACCGAGGTCTACGGGCTCGACCGCTTCCCTCGCCTCACGCCCAGCGACAGCGTCATCCTGGTCTCGAACCACCGCAGCTTCTTCGACATGTACGTGCTGTCGTGCATGCTCATCAAGCGGCTGCACATGAAGAAGCGCCTCGTGTTCCCCGTGCGCTCGAAGTTCTTCTACGACTCGCCCGCGGGCCTGCTCGTGAACGGCGTGATGAGCGCGTTCGCGATGTACCCGCCCATCTTCCGCGAGCGCTCGCGCGCCGCGCTGAACATCGCGAGCCTCGACGAGACCATCCGCCTGCTCCGTCGCGGCGGCGTATTCCTGGGCATGCACCCTGAGGGCAAGCGAAACCAGGGCGATCCCTACGAGTTTCTCCCGGCCCAGCGCGGCGTGGGTCGTATCCTCCACGAGTGCCCGAACGCCAAGGTCGTGCCCGTCTTCATCAACGGCCTCGGCAACGGCTTCTTCCAGCAGATCCGCGACAACTTCAACGGCCACGGCGAGCGCGTCATCGCCGTGTTCGGCGAGCCCATCGACTTCGGCGCGGCGCTCAAGCGCCCCGGCTCTCCGAAGCTCCACAAAGAGCTGAGCGACATCTCGATGGAGCACGTCCGGCGGCTCTCCGTCGAGGAGCGCACCTACCGCTCGATGCCACACCGCGACTCGCGCGGATAG
- a CDS encoding VWA domain-containing protein, with product MRAALRELEQRIERVSKYDDVSTLYRIAAPVFEALGWKVRLSSSAMMSLVVGFSAKDDPTLGEARARLGPLLDAAVRELSDNTTNVERLAAVRRRQPVAHAAWLRRSFELLVRAEGALEPIDEEERHELSDAVAVAQHLALQPPLGRRTPEAGEAPEPAEAAQASRAERVVELELAAVDHLLTAARLERDVLSRRRRLFEAARQVLLDASAALALEAEGVSLRARAITAEITRLDRLEAAGVDFHVGLPHQARTAVTRGEEERLVAVMAAIDHVARSSGDTAMRRISRRGVHALFGDVRALTEAARAESVVRSAEQALGADVCARVKAAYAAAAIAKAEDARAHAQEVAYVGGSAHEQTLAASLAVDGAFDLGGTLSPVRVTRERRTTRRVPFPAPALALVAAESVEDLPDALIEDPRTLVLQLATGRLLARRYVLEEVHRSTQIVMTSEVRVFLLDGSGSMLGPRARVRDAMLVAELATMRRRLEHARDVRTALFYGYFTDEVGAISRVDSAKGVDQAITQVISTVRVGGTDIQRALVAAFELVAAARGDDKELARAQVVLVTDGEAAVDEATVLAAREGAGGDLPIGVSVVALGTENPALRGLVARQRARGERAFYHYVDDALLADMASGELDAGLPLHAPAEAWSSHRAAVTLEARAGALVAELEDLARERDLDALERMDHEREALREVGLEAHTSLTEGERARIESLQRDSAALARRFCRWFPLAQDHDASHLSVVGAQASSDAEAVHVMLASIVEITRVVGGSELARRADAIDLVERLLPDAGLTPARYFATLAAHERRLAPALAALHQAVRGSPGPGGASREGGRSPS from the coding sequence GTGAGGGCCGCGCTCCGCGAGCTCGAGCAGCGCATCGAGCGTGTGTCGAAATACGATGATGTGTCGACGCTTTACCGCATCGCGGCGCCCGTCTTTGAGGCCCTGGGGTGGAAGGTGCGCCTCTCCTCGAGCGCCATGATGAGCCTGGTCGTGGGGTTCTCGGCGAAAGACGACCCCACGCTCGGCGAGGCGCGCGCTCGGCTCGGCCCGCTGCTCGACGCCGCGGTGCGCGAGCTCTCCGACAACACCACGAACGTCGAGCGCCTCGCGGCCGTGAGGCGTCGCCAGCCCGTCGCGCACGCGGCGTGGCTCCGTCGCTCCTTCGAGCTGCTGGTGCGGGCCGAGGGCGCGCTCGAGCCGATCGACGAGGAGGAGCGCCACGAGCTCTCGGACGCCGTGGCGGTCGCGCAGCACCTCGCGCTCCAGCCGCCGCTCGGGCGGAGGACCCCGGAGGCGGGGGAGGCGCCCGAGCCCGCCGAGGCCGCCCAGGCGAGCCGGGCCGAACGGGTCGTCGAGCTCGAGCTCGCGGCCGTCGACCACCTGCTCACCGCGGCGCGCCTCGAGCGCGACGTGCTGTCGCGGCGCCGCCGCCTGTTCGAGGCGGCGCGGCAGGTGCTGCTCGACGCCTCGGCGGCCCTCGCGCTCGAGGCCGAGGGCGTGAGCCTACGTGCGCGGGCGATCACGGCGGAGATCACGCGGCTCGACCGCCTCGAGGCCGCAGGCGTCGACTTCCACGTGGGCCTCCCGCACCAGGCGCGCACGGCCGTGACGCGCGGCGAGGAGGAGCGGCTCGTCGCCGTGATGGCGGCGATCGACCACGTCGCGCGCTCGTCGGGTGACACCGCGATGAGGCGCATCTCTCGGCGCGGGGTCCACGCGCTCTTCGGCGATGTCCGCGCGCTCACCGAGGCCGCGCGCGCCGAGTCCGTGGTGCGCTCGGCCGAGCAGGCGCTCGGCGCCGACGTGTGCGCGCGCGTGAAGGCGGCCTACGCCGCGGCCGCCATCGCCAAGGCGGAGGACGCACGCGCGCACGCGCAGGAGGTCGCGTACGTGGGGGGCAGCGCGCACGAGCAGACGCTCGCCGCCTCTCTCGCCGTGGACGGCGCCTTCGACCTCGGGGGGACCCTCTCGCCCGTGCGGGTCACCAGGGAGCGCCGGACGACGCGCCGCGTGCCGTTCCCCGCGCCGGCGCTCGCGCTGGTCGCGGCCGAGTCGGTCGAGGACCTGCCCGACGCGCTGATCGAGGACCCGCGCACGCTCGTGCTCCAACTCGCGACGGGGAGGCTGCTCGCGCGGCGCTACGTGCTCGAGGAGGTCCACCGCTCCACGCAGATCGTGATGACGTCGGAGGTGCGGGTGTTCCTCCTCGACGGCTCCGGAAGCATGCTCGGGCCCCGCGCGCGCGTGCGCGACGCGATGCTGGTCGCGGAGCTCGCCACCATGCGCCGCCGGCTCGAGCACGCGCGCGACGTGCGCACGGCCCTGTTCTATGGGTACTTCACCGACGAGGTCGGGGCGATCTCGCGCGTCGACTCGGCGAAGGGGGTCGACCAGGCCATCACCCAGGTCATCTCCACGGTGCGTGTAGGCGGGACCGACATCCAGCGCGCGCTGGTCGCCGCGTTCGAGCTCGTCGCCGCGGCGAGGGGCGACGACAAGGAGCTCGCCCGCGCGCAGGTGGTCCTCGTCACAGACGGCGAGGCGGCGGTCGACGAGGCCACCGTGCTCGCGGCGCGGGAGGGCGCGGGCGGGGACCTGCCGATCGGCGTCAGCGTCGTCGCCCTCGGCACCGAGAACCCGGCGCTCCGCGGGCTGGTCGCGAGGCAGCGCGCCCGCGGGGAGCGCGCCTTCTATCACTACGTGGACGACGCGCTCCTCGCCGACATGGCCTCCGGCGAGCTCGACGCGGGGCTGCCCCTCCACGCGCCCGCCGAGGCGTGGAGCTCCCACCGGGCGGCGGTCACGCTCGAGGCGCGCGCGGGCGCGCTCGTCGCGGAACTGGAGGACCTCGCCCGCGAGCGCGACCTCGACGCGCTCGAGCGCATGGATCACGAGCGCGAGGCGCTCCGTGAGGTGGGCCTCGAGGCCCACACGTCGCTCACCGAGGGCGAGCGCGCGCGGATCGAGTCTCTGCAGAGAGACAGCGCGGCGCTGGCGCGCAGGTTCTGCCGCTGGTTCCCCCTGGCGCAGGATCACGACGCGAGCCACCTCTCGGTGGTCGGCGCGCAGGCCTCCTCCGACGCCGAGGCCGTGCACGTGATGCTCGCCTCGATCGTCGAGATCACCCGCGTCGTGGGCGGGTCCGAGCTCGCGCGCCGCGCCGACGCCATCGATCTCGTCGAGCGGCTCCTGCCCGACGCGGGGCTCACCCCGGCGCGCTACTTCGCCACGCTCGCGGCGCACGAGCGGCGCCTCGCGCCCGCGCTCGCGGCGCTCCACCAGGCGGTGCGCGGCTCGCCCGGTCCCGGCGGCGCCTCGCGCGAGGGCGGACGCTCCCCGTCGTGA